In the genome of Megalops cyprinoides isolate fMegCyp1 chromosome 7, fMegCyp1.pri, whole genome shotgun sequence, one region contains:
- the tfe3a gene encoding transcription factor E3a isoform X2 gives MTSRVLLRQQLMREQARDQERREAQQQASSAQLRAADSSPAISVSAPPSAARPPPAQVPVEVLKVQTHLENPTKYHIQQAQRQQVKRYLSTTLGNKVANQTLGASPSPQSGSAPELTPAASSTPSSPMALLNLGNKEEIDDVIDDIISLESSFNDDIMTLIDSGLQLPNTLPVSGNLLDVYSSPGMAAPTITVSNSCPADLPNVKREMTDAEAKALLKERQKKDNHNLIERRRRFNINDRIKELGALIPKSSDPEMRWNKGTILKASVDYIRKLQKEQQRAKEMETRQKKLEHANRSLLLRIQELEMQARLHGIATPAASTLGPELDLLQQQQQQQQQQQAGQQLEPSSGEVLSQTLLSLGGAGLGGGAAPQSASSSFLSPPTSASPGGVAMNSPLDLGALSFAELDDPSSTAFNPALMSDMGLGDILMDEGCALSPVGGGDPLLSSVSPGASKTSSRRSSFSMEEDL, from the exons ATGACGTCGCGCGTGCTGCTGCGGCAGCAGCTGATGAGGGAGCAGGCGCGGGACCAGGAGCGGCGTGAGGCACAGCAGCAGGCCTCCTCCGCCCAGCTCCGGGCCGCCGACTCCTCCCCCGCCATCTCCGTCTCCGCCCCGCCCAGCGCGGCCCGCCCGCCCCCCGCGCAGGTGCCCGTGGAGGTGCTCAAG GTGCAGACCCACCTTGAGAATCCCACCAAGTACCACATCCAGCAGGCCCAGAGGCAGCAGGTGAAGCGGTACCTGTCCACCACCCTCGGGAATAAGGTGGCCAATCAGACGCTAGGGGCTTCCCCCTCACCTCAGTCTGGCTCCGCCCCTGAGCTGACCCCTGCCGCCAGTAGCACCCCGAGCAGTCCTATGGCCCTGCTCAATTTGGGCAACAAAGAGGAG ATTGATGACGTCATCGATGACATCATTAGCCTGGAGTCTAGTTTCAACGATGACATCATGACATTGATCGACTCTGGCCTACAGCTGCCTAACACG CTGCCGGTGTCTGGGAACCTCCTGGATGTGTACAGCAGTCCAGGGATGGCGGCTCCTACCATCACCGTCAGCAACTCCTGCCCTGCTGACTTGCCCAATGTTAAGAGAGAGATGACTG ATGCAGAGGCCAAAGCGCTTTTGAAGGAGCGGCAGAAGAAGGACAACCACAACCTCA ttgagaggaggaggaggtttaACATCAACGATCGTATCAAGGAGCTGGGGGCTCTCATTCCCAAATCCAGCGACCC GGAGATGCGCTGGAATAAGGGCACGATCCTGAAGGCGTCTGTGGACTACATCCGCAAGCTGcagaaggagcagcagagagccaaGGAGATGGAGACTCGGCAGAAGAAGCTGGAGCACGCCAACCGGAGTCTGCTGCTCCGCATCCAG gagctggagatgcAGGCTCGACTCCACGGCATCGCCACGCCCGCCGCGTCCACCCTGGGCCCCGAGCTGgacctcctccagcagcagcagcagcagcagcagcagcagcaggccggCCAGCAGCTGGAGCCTAGCTCGGGGGAGGTCCTCTCCCAGACCCTGCTCAGTCTGGGAGGGGCAGGGCTGGGAGGCGGGGCCGCCCCACAgtccgcctcctcctccttcctgtccccgcccacctccgCCTCCCCAGGAGGCGTGGCCATGAACAGCCCCCTGGACCTCGGCGCTCTGAGCTTCGCCGAGCTGGACGACCCCTCCTCCACCGCCTTCAACCCCGCCCTGATGTCGGACATGGGTCTGGGAGACATCCTCATGGACGAGGGGTGCGCCCTGTCCCCCGTCGGGGGCGGGGACCCCCTCCTGTCCTCCGTCTCGCCTGGGGCGTCCAAGACCAGCAGCCGGCGGAGCAGCTTCAGCATGGAGGAGGACTTGTGA